One region of gamma proteobacterium HIMB55 genomic DNA includes:
- a CDS encoding conserved hypothetical protein TIGR00255 (PFAM: YicC-like family, N-terminal region; Domain of unknown function (DUF1732)~TIGRFAM: TIGR00255 family protein) — translation MAQSMTGFANHTTTLGEWKLSFECKSVNSRFLDITLKLPEALKTTEPQIRQAINNALSRGKVELAIRLERDDSAPEARVNAEKLLELEKALETVRNTLPYVEAPSALDVLQIPGVWVSEKTDTERLVASCMNCVPDLLSALVAHRKSEGARLETMLRERCVAISKIVAAYRGELPKLNTAHQTKLRERIIALNVDHDEKRLEEELAYLANKSDIAEELDRLEAHIEAIYESLQSNEPCGRRLDFLMQELNREANTLGSKAASLTTTNTAVELKVLIEQMREQVQNLE, via the coding sequence ATGGCACAAAGCATGACAGGCTTCGCCAATCACACCACCACCTTGGGCGAGTGGAAGCTGTCATTTGAGTGCAAATCTGTCAACAGCCGCTTCCTGGACATAACACTGAAACTTCCCGAAGCGCTGAAGACAACTGAACCGCAAATCAGGCAGGCGATTAACAACGCTTTGTCGAGAGGTAAAGTCGAGCTGGCTATCCGACTTGAACGTGACGACAGTGCACCTGAAGCGCGAGTCAACGCGGAGAAGCTTTTAGAGCTTGAAAAAGCGCTAGAAACTGTTCGAAACACATTGCCTTATGTAGAGGCACCGTCGGCACTCGATGTGTTGCAGATACCAGGCGTCTGGGTGAGCGAAAAAACCGATACTGAACGTCTTGTTGCCAGCTGTATGAACTGCGTGCCCGATTTGCTGAGCGCATTAGTTGCCCATCGCAAATCTGAAGGCGCGCGTCTCGAAACGATGCTGAGAGAGCGATGTGTCGCGATCTCAAAAATAGTTGCCGCCTATCGTGGGGAGCTCCCAAAGCTCAATACCGCACACCAGACCAAACTCCGCGAGCGAATTATTGCGCTTAATGTTGACCACGATGAGAAGCGACTCGAAGAAGAACTGGCCTATCTCGCTAATAAGTCCGATATCGCTGAGGAACTCGACCGACTTGAGGCACACATTGAGGCAATATACGAATCTCTTCAGAGCAATGAACCCTGCGGTAGACGCCTCGATTTTCTAATGCAGGAGCTGAATCGAGAGGCAAATACGCTCGGCTCTAAAGCAGCTTCGCTAACCACGACCAACACCGCAGTAGAACTGAAAGTACTGATAGAACAGATGCGAGAGCAGGTACAAAATCTTGAGTGA
- a CDS encoding phosphomannomutase (PFAM: Phosphoglucomutase/phosphomannomutase, alpha/beta/alpha domain III) — MSTSSAPPEGHISAAGKGLGFTSLVGIALAFLPPIFALIYLSTGLSSSEEDSLFQAQANNALEQRTTLIESEVAAITNGLEKALAKDLNARTPESIVHLIPGGTELQLIPLSDMGVASLDPTDYGLTSLVLLDRVRKTFESGNTGLEVVTQGETHKLVAVARFTRPNNQGVAIVSLDESILERWVSKAPVGKFALWQTFADSPSIQINPSDSDNISNLSATTSRDVKGTPYVLGLSVDASKMPKAPALSFLFWPLILAGLGASYWVLFVQRRTDLEGDVKSILETADSRETVILKHAELSPLAFTLRQLASNNRSRMRRSEATTVESRASQTPVGSEDETELADLTATAPVASEWSIWNGSWIGITDAEGEAGELDALKKMALGIAGLTARSSVRSFVVSFLGGEAEARAKTSFIKALLSEGVDVIDIGLVPQPVAHMATHNGTSSGAALIIQRDEDGTLTVGAVYNRQWAEESFWQKVTALSNEPIATSSNGRSIKLELIDDYCDRLSADMAMAEELRVNVLCDNPVTLAIAQESLEKTSCEVRTIRLDPGFTTQEAQSLVTDHEASLSFIFNSQASRLTVLDEHANRMRDDHIFMLLSQDALARHPGSDVIVGNKSSRSLPSFITSCGGASKMVNAIPHSLQREIADTGAIIGGDCDGAFYLRDRWFGSDDAIYAAARLTEIVSNEGALTDLIASLPETSLKVLPLGDNSPLHAALWALLAEEANFAGARVSRENGIRVDFADSWVHIDDAALTNKPTLRIEGDDDDCLARLEGLITDLLLRGYPELKISFSSLT; from the coding sequence ATGAGCACCTCATCAGCCCCGCCAGAAGGTCATATTTCAGCCGCTGGTAAAGGTTTGGGGTTTACTTCTCTCGTAGGCATCGCGCTTGCTTTTTTACCCCCAATCTTCGCACTGATTTATTTGAGTACTGGTCTGTCATCTTCGGAGGAGGACTCACTTTTCCAAGCCCAGGCGAATAATGCACTTGAGCAACGTACGACACTTATCGAATCCGAGGTTGCGGCCATAACCAATGGACTGGAGAAAGCGCTGGCCAAAGATTTGAACGCGAGAACACCGGAATCAATCGTTCATCTCATCCCCGGCGGCACTGAATTACAGCTCATTCCGCTGAGCGATATGGGTGTTGCGAGCCTCGACCCAACAGACTACGGGCTTACCTCTCTAGTTTTGCTCGACCGCGTGCGCAAAACCTTTGAAAGCGGCAACACCGGGCTTGAGGTAGTCACGCAGGGAGAGACGCATAAGCTCGTAGCCGTTGCTCGTTTTACCCGTCCGAATAATCAAGGTGTTGCGATCGTCTCGCTGGATGAATCTATTTTAGAGCGGTGGGTCAGTAAGGCCCCTGTCGGCAAGTTCGCGTTGTGGCAGACCTTTGCCGACTCACCGAGCATCCAAATCAACCCGTCAGACAGCGACAACATTTCCAATTTAAGTGCCACAACCAGTCGGGACGTCAAAGGAACACCCTATGTCTTGGGTCTTAGTGTCGACGCATCAAAAATGCCTAAGGCACCCGCACTCTCGTTTTTGTTTTGGCCCCTAATACTTGCTGGCCTTGGCGCCAGCTACTGGGTTTTGTTTGTGCAGAGACGCACCGACCTGGAGGGTGATGTGAAAAGCATCCTCGAAACCGCGGATTCTCGCGAGACCGTCATCCTAAAGCACGCCGAACTATCGCCGCTTGCTTTCACGTTAAGGCAGCTCGCGTCCAACAATAGAAGTCGAATGCGACGCTCAGAGGCAACCACCGTTGAAAGTCGGGCTAGCCAAACCCCAGTCGGATCGGAAGACGAAACAGAGCTCGCAGACCTAACAGCAACTGCACCCGTTGCGAGCGAGTGGTCGATTTGGAATGGGTCATGGATTGGGATTACAGATGCTGAGGGAGAGGCAGGAGAGCTCGATGCTCTCAAGAAAATGGCTTTGGGTATCGCGGGCCTCACAGCACGCTCTTCAGTAAGGTCCTTTGTGGTGTCCTTCCTTGGCGGGGAAGCAGAGGCGCGTGCAAAAACATCTTTCATTAAAGCACTGCTATCGGAAGGCGTTGACGTCATTGATATCGGGTTAGTACCGCAACCAGTGGCACACATGGCAACACACAATGGAACTTCATCAGGCGCAGCCCTAATAATCCAGCGAGATGAAGATGGAACGCTAACGGTTGGAGCTGTTTACAACCGCCAGTGGGCTGAAGAGAGTTTTTGGCAAAAAGTAACGGCCTTGTCGAACGAGCCCATTGCAACCTCATCTAACGGACGAAGCATCAAACTCGAACTGATCGACGATTATTGCGATCGCCTCTCCGCTGATATGGCAATGGCTGAAGAGCTCCGAGTAAACGTCTTATGCGATAACCCGGTGACATTGGCCATCGCCCAGGAGAGCTTGGAAAAGACATCCTGCGAAGTTCGCACTATTCGGCTTGATCCTGGCTTTACTACCCAAGAAGCACAATCACTCGTTACTGATCATGAGGCGAGCCTCAGCTTCATATTCAACAGTCAAGCTTCGCGGCTCACCGTCCTAGACGAGCACGCGAATCGCATGCGCGACGACCATATCTTTATGCTTCTGAGCCAAGACGCACTCGCACGACATCCAGGCAGTGATGTCATTGTGGGTAATAAGAGTTCACGCTCGCTGCCCTCGTTCATCACCTCTTGTGGCGGGGCCTCAAAGATGGTCAACGCCATACCCCATTCTCTTCAGCGCGAGATAGCTGATACTGGAGCGATCATCGGAGGGGATTGCGATGGTGCTTTTTATCTGCGCGACCGGTGGTTTGGGTCGGATGATGCAATCTACGCAGCCGCGAGGCTCACAGAGATCGTCAGCAACGAAGGCGCACTAACAGACTTAATTGCCTCGCTGCCGGAGACATCGCTCAAGGTATTGCCACTTGGTGATAACAGTCCTTTGCACGCTGCTCTATGGGCACTTCTCGCGGAAGAGGCCAATTTTGCAGGTGCTCGCGTTTCACGAGAGAATGGCATACGCGTGGACTTTGCGGATAGCTGGGTGCACATCGATGATGCTGCATTAACTAATAAGCCAACATTGAGAATTGAGGGTGACGACGATGACTGTCTTGCCCGGCTCGAGGGCCTTATTACCGATCTTCTATTGCGCGGTTACCCTGAGCTTAAGATTTCATTTTCTTCACTTACGTGA
- a CDS encoding exodeoxyribonuclease III Xth (PFAM: Endonuclease/Exonuclease/phosphatase family~TIGRFAM: exodeoxyribonuclease III; exodeoxyribonuclease III (xth)) — protein sequence MKVLSLVVDGLERAREDGLVPWVFQQGADVVCLQDTRCSEYSLTSNDFFPSDYHAYFADNYDNHRINGVAIYCREMPKAIMFGLGFMDYDPLGLYIQADYAECSVGSILVPSSRSENAAQKMHFLNQLSGHLQKVRNKKREFILCGGWELAWQPRDAEESGNRLDIPGFSSEERDWLGSLYRAGYTDAFRQVDHEEDDFAWWPEGDDKPGLRTDTHIISDGLAESVTAAYVESEEAFSSHAPVIIDYDFTL from the coding sequence ATGAAGGTGTTGTCACTTGTGGTAGATGGCCTCGAGCGCGCTCGTGAAGATGGGCTCGTGCCATGGGTATTTCAACAAGGTGCCGACGTTGTCTGCTTACAAGACACCCGCTGCTCTGAATACTCGCTCACCTCGAATGATTTTTTTCCAAGCGATTATCACGCGTATTTTGCTGATAACTACGATAATCACCGAATCAATGGCGTGGCTATTTACTGTCGCGAGATGCCAAAAGCGATTATGTTTGGCTTGGGTTTTATGGACTACGATCCACTGGGCTTGTATATCCAAGCAGATTACGCTGAATGCAGTGTAGGCAGTATTTTGGTGCCTTCATCGAGGTCAGAAAACGCCGCACAAAAGATGCATTTTCTTAACCAGTTGAGCGGCCACCTGCAGAAAGTGCGTAACAAAAAGCGTGAATTTATTCTCTGCGGTGGTTGGGAACTCGCCTGGCAACCCAGAGACGCAGAAGAATCAGGCAACCGACTCGATATCCCCGGCTTCAGCAGCGAGGAACGAGACTGGCTAGGTTCGCTATACAGAGCTGGGTATACCGATGCCTTCCGACAAGTCGATCATGAGGAAGATGACTTCGCGTGGTGGCCTGAGGGCGATGACAAGCCAGGCCTGCGGACGGATACCCACATTATCTCGGATGGTTTAGCCGAGAGCGTTACAGCTGCTTATGTCGAGAGCGAGGAGGCCTTCTCCAGTCACGCTCCCGTGATTATCGACTACGATTTCACCCTATGA
- a CDS encoding transcriptional regulator (PFAM: Bacterial regulatory proteins, tetR family) — translation MPKKQSGRKEQILQTLAEMLESSPGSKITTAKLASNLGVSEAALYRHFPSKTRMYESLIDFVEDTLFTRITQILSEETKQLARCKSILTLYLIFCDRNPGITRILSGDALMGEHERLRDRVSRVYDRIETQLRQCLRMAELEEGWRTAIPVNTAANMLLATAEGRVAQFVRSNFSQSPTDGWEDQWSIATAAIGVEVPKGQ, via the coding sequence ATGCCCAAGAAACAAAGCGGTCGAAAAGAGCAAATCCTTCAAACACTGGCAGAGATGTTGGAGTCGAGCCCAGGAAGCAAGATCACTACCGCAAAATTGGCGAGCAACCTGGGTGTATCCGAGGCCGCTCTGTACCGCCACTTCCCGTCGAAAACGCGGATGTACGAATCGTTGATCGATTTCGTCGAAGACACGCTTTTTACACGTATCACTCAAATTCTCAGCGAAGAAACCAAGCAACTAGCGCGCTGTAAAAGCATCCTTACCCTGTATTTGATTTTTTGTGACCGTAACCCAGGCATCACCCGTATTCTTAGTGGGGATGCGCTGATGGGCGAACACGAGCGACTTCGTGACCGCGTTAGTCGGGTTTACGATCGCATTGAGACTCAATTGCGCCAGTGTTTGCGAATGGCTGAACTGGAAGAAGGCTGGAGAACAGCGATACCGGTTAACACCGCGGCAAACATGTTGCTGGCGACCGCGGAAGGAAGAGTTGCCCAATTCGTGCGGTCAAATTTTTCCCAATCACCCACAGATGGCTGGGAAGATCAGTGGTCAATTGCAACCGCCGCAATTGGTGTCGAGGTGCCCAAAGGTCAATAG
- a CDS encoding orotate phosphoribosyltransferase (PFAM: Phosphoribosyl transferase domain~TIGRFAM: orotate phosphoribosyltransferase) yields the protein MQESESKHQFIELAIRFGALKFGEFTLKSGRVSPYFFNAGVFSTGEAMATLGACYAQAALPMLDNLDGLFGPAYKGIPLATAAGIALQRGHGKDLAITFDRKEPKTHGEGGILLGAPLDGDILIVDDVITAGTAIRHSVDLIREHGANPVGVVIGLDRCERGVGEQSAVEEVQATLGLTVTSVINMHDIIDWLGSQSGLEASLEKMNAYREQYGV from the coding sequence ATGCAGGAATCAGAAAGCAAACATCAGTTTATCGAGCTGGCAATTCGTTTTGGGGCGCTAAAGTTTGGTGAATTTACGCTGAAATCTGGCCGCGTCAGTCCTTACTTTTTCAACGCAGGCGTCTTTTCAACAGGTGAGGCGATGGCGACTTTGGGTGCATGTTACGCCCAAGCAGCATTGCCAATGTTGGACAACCTAGATGGCCTTTTTGGTCCAGCCTATAAAGGTATCCCATTGGCGACTGCGGCCGGGATTGCACTGCAAAGAGGCCACGGCAAAGACCTTGCGATCACCTTTGATAGGAAAGAGCCAAAAACACACGGCGAGGGAGGAATCTTGCTGGGCGCTCCGCTGGATGGCGATATTCTGATTGTTGATGATGTGATTACAGCCGGGACAGCGATTCGTCATTCTGTCGATCTCATCAGAGAACATGGCGCAAATCCGGTGGGTGTTGTCATCGGCCTTGATCGTTGCGAGCGCGGTGTGGGGGAGCAATCGGCTGTCGAGGAGGTTCAAGCCACACTCGGCTTGACGGTGACGTCGGTCATTAACATGCACGACATTATCGATTGGCTTGGCTCCCAATCCGGCCTGGAGGCTAGTTTGGAGAAGATGAATGCTTACCGTGAGCAATATGGTGTCTAA
- a CDS encoding RNAse PH (PFAM: 3' exoribonuclease family, domain 1; 3' exoribonuclease family, domain 2~TIGRFAM: ribonuclease PH): MTATSCERPSGRRPDQMREVSFELGFTKQAAGSVLASFGDTRVLCTASISEGVPGFLRGKGQGWLTAEYGMLPGSTNSRVDREAVRGKQSGRTVEIQRLIGRSLRASIDLKKLGERTITIDCDVLQADGGTRTTAITGASVAVVSALNALQRAGELKTDPLKSMVSAVSVGMWQGTPVLDLDYPEDSTADSDMNIVMLADGGLIEVQGTAEEQVFSRSELNALLDLAEAAGTELHAAQVAALASS; this comes from the coding sequence ATGACAGCAACTTCATGTGAGAGACCCAGTGGCCGACGACCCGATCAAATGCGAGAAGTATCATTTGAACTGGGATTTACTAAGCAGGCAGCGGGGAGTGTTCTCGCGTCCTTCGGTGATACGCGCGTTTTGTGCACTGCCTCTATTAGCGAGGGGGTTCCAGGGTTTTTGCGTGGTAAAGGACAGGGCTGGTTGACGGCCGAGTACGGCATGCTACCCGGCTCCACGAATTCCCGAGTCGATAGAGAAGCTGTCCGGGGAAAGCAAAGCGGACGCACTGTTGAGATTCAGCGGCTAATCGGCCGATCGCTGCGCGCAAGCATTGACTTAAAAAAACTGGGTGAGCGAACGATCACCATTGACTGTGATGTGCTTCAGGCCGACGGGGGCACTCGGACAACTGCTATCACTGGCGCGAGTGTTGCAGTGGTTTCTGCTCTCAATGCCCTGCAGCGTGCAGGCGAGTTAAAAACCGACCCACTTAAGAGCATGGTGTCTGCGGTGTCGGTGGGAATGTGGCAAGGCACGCCAGTCTTAGATCTTGATTACCCTGAGGACTCAACCGCTGACAGCGATATGAATATTGTTATGTTAGCTGATGGAGGTCTAATAGAGGTGCAGGGTACAGCGGAAGAGCAGGTGTTCAGTCGGAGCGAATTGAACGCATTGTTAGATCTTGCAGAGGCTGCAGGCACTGAGCTGCATGCAGCTCAAGTAGCTGCACTTGCCTCTTCATAG
- a CDS encoding N-acetylglutamate kinase (PFAM: Amino acid kinase family~TIGRFAM: acetylglutamate kinase) has protein sequence MSLNRTDAEQFARVLTESLPYIQRFTGKTVVIKFGGNAMTDPELHESFARDVVLMKLVGMNPIVVHGGGPQIGQLLNRLGIESRFIGGMRVTDEETVDVVEMVLGASVNKEIVDSIHRNGGRAVGITGKDGELIRARALTGHLRQEGAEDIGLVGEVESVDTDILTMLANSDYIPVIAPVAGGADGLTYNINADLVAGKLAEVLQAEKLMLLTNVTGLLDGDGKTLTGLTTQRVDELINDKVITGGMLPKVRCAMDAVRAGVTSAHIIDGRVPHATLLEIFSDEGIGTLITNKTMGTVERP, from the coding sequence ATGTCATTAAACAGAACGGACGCAGAGCAGTTTGCTCGAGTCCTCACGGAATCGCTGCCCTATATCCAGCGATTTACCGGTAAAACAGTGGTGATTAAGTTCGGCGGCAATGCTATGACCGATCCCGAGCTTCACGAGAGCTTTGCTCGTGATGTTGTCCTCATGAAGTTGGTGGGTATGAATCCCATCGTTGTCCACGGAGGAGGCCCACAGATTGGGCAGCTGCTTAATCGACTAGGGATTGAATCGAGATTTATCGGCGGAATGCGAGTGACCGATGAGGAAACCGTAGACGTTGTCGAGATGGTGCTCGGTGCCTCAGTCAATAAAGAAATTGTCGATAGTATTCATCGAAACGGTGGCCGCGCGGTGGGCATCACCGGTAAGGATGGCGAGCTAATAAGAGCTAGGGCGCTCACTGGGCACTTGCGCCAGGAGGGTGCCGAGGATATTGGTCTGGTCGGGGAAGTAGAGAGTGTCGATACGGACATCCTGACCATGCTCGCAAACAGTGACTACATCCCTGTCATCGCGCCGGTAGCCGGGGGCGCTGATGGCCTTACCTACAACATCAATGCCGACCTTGTCGCGGGTAAGCTGGCAGAAGTGCTGCAAGCAGAGAAACTGATGTTGCTGACTAATGTCACGGGCCTTTTGGATGGTGACGGAAAAACGCTAACCGGACTCACTACGCAGCGCGTGGACGAACTCATTAACGATAAGGTAATCACGGGCGGTATGCTCCCGAAGGTGCGATGTGCCATGGACGCCGTGAGAGCGGGCGTCACCAGTGCTCACATCATCGATGGACGAGTACCCCACGCTACTTTGCTAGAAATCTTTAGCGATGAGGGCATTGGCACCTTGATCACAAACAAGACGATGGGTACGGTTGAGCGCCCATAA